In Candidatus Kaistella beijingensis, a genomic segment contains:
- a CDS encoding LysM peptidoglycan-binding domain-containing protein yields MIRKIFILSSLITFSAVFAQKTHTVVKGDNPYNISKKYGMSLDELFKLNPKFKDGKLAIGDVLTVNKSVKTSAIKTAATQKPKEVSTKPVVTATGTLGKIVLQPKQTIYGITKQYQISETELRRLNPDLDSHMKIGEEIVLPLENIKKFGGTQVVVKETVNEIKAETKTETAVVSSKSADENSYVVEAKDNYYKLTRKFNLTQKELFAMNPGLEAKGLQPGDVIKVKNDGSVIVKNEEPKPTPVSQTSSQNTSTNTYSSASTSDDYVTYTVQDGDTVFGLLNKFGITLDELLSLNPNLSNGLKTGMVLKIKKLDSAYVKKSGDALNVVLMLPFGFDSNDSKYRTLALDFLSGAKLAIERSAKSGQKLDVKVVDAGNEESFRNSLTQINKDNTDLIIGPFFKSNVLEVLNFVKDQKIPVVSPFANSEDLLGYSNLVIVETNDMVYADRIVKEVKDAYSDQKIYIVADADKSKANYLKTNLEKELKNANVIIVNSPLDIQEDKNMMTGQSAPVIGILANNSDAVGDSFATRMIALSKEVSGIKSFSLYYSPVFEKKVDELSQANLVYLMDRKINTDGDFEKEILSDYRQKYCKTPSKYSVIGFDVVNDMLSRENKKGELFKQMNKVQTQLATKFEFEKTKTGAYVNKGYRVVRLVPN; encoded by the coding sequence ATGATTAGGAAAATCTTCATTTTATCAAGTTTAATCACGTTCTCTGCAGTTTTTGCACAGAAAACCCATACGGTTGTAAAAGGCGACAATCCATACAATATTTCCAAAAAATACGGGATGAGTTTGGACGAGTTGTTTAAACTTAACCCCAAATTCAAAGACGGAAAATTGGCGATTGGCGATGTTCTTACGGTTAACAAATCTGTAAAAACGTCGGCAATAAAAACTGCAGCTACTCAAAAACCAAAAGAAGTTTCTACAAAACCTGTTGTTACTGCAACGGGAACTTTAGGTAAAATAGTTTTGCAGCCAAAGCAAACGATTTATGGCATTACCAAACAATATCAAATTTCTGAAACCGAATTAAGGAGGCTTAATCCTGATTTGGATTCACACATGAAAATTGGTGAAGAAATCGTTTTGCCTTTAGAAAATATCAAAAAATTTGGAGGAACTCAAGTCGTTGTAAAAGAAACGGTTAACGAAATAAAAGCAGAAACCAAAACCGAAACTGCGGTTGTTTCTAGTAAATCAGCAGATGAAAATTCGTATGTAGTTGAAGCAAAGGATAATTACTACAAACTCACGAGAAAATTCAACCTTACCCAAAAAGAGCTTTTCGCGATGAATCCGGGATTGGAAGCGAAAGGTTTGCAACCGGGTGATGTAATTAAGGTGAAAAATGACGGTTCAGTTATTGTAAAAAATGAAGAACCGAAACCGACACCTGTTTCTCAAACTTCTTCCCAAAACACATCCACAAATACATATTCATCTGCTTCAACATCCGATGATTACGTTACTTACACAGTTCAAGATGGTGACACTGTTTTTGGTCTTTTAAATAAATTCGGAATTACGTTGGATGAATTATTAAGTTTAAATCCAAATCTTTCCAACGGATTAAAAACCGGAATGGTTTTGAAAATCAAAAAATTGGATTCAGCTTATGTAAAAAAATCAGGAGATGCGCTGAATGTGGTTTTGATGCTTCCTTTTGGTTTTGACAGTAATGATTCCAAATACAGAACCCTTGCTTTAGATTTTCTTTCCGGAGCAAAATTGGCAATTGAAAGAAGTGCAAAAAGCGGACAGAAATTAGATGTAAAAGTTGTTGATGCAGGAAACGAAGAGAGTTTCAGAAACTCTTTAACTCAAATTAATAAAGACAATACGGATTTAATCATTGGCCCCTTCTTCAAATCAAACGTTTTGGAAGTTTTGAATTTTGTGAAAGACCAAAAAATTCCGGTTGTTTCGCCATTTGCAAATTCTGAAGATTTGTTGGGTTATAGCAATTTGGTGATTGTCGAGACGAATGATATGGTTTATGCAGACCGAATTGTGAAGGAAGTAAAAGACGCTTACTCCGACCAAAAAATCTACATCGTTGCAGATGCCGACAAATCGAAAGCAAACTATTTGAAGACCAATCTTGAAAAAGAGTTGAAAAATGCCAATGTAATTATTGTAAATTCACCATTGGATATTCAGGAGGATAAAAATATGATGACTGGTCAATCAGCACCTGTTATTGGAATTTTGGCCAATAATTCTGATGCTGTTGGTGATTCTTTCGCAACAAGAATGATTGCCTTAAGTAAGGAAGTTTCCGGAATCAAATCGTTTAGTTTGTATTATTCACCTGTTTTTGAGAAAAAAGTGGATGAGTTAAGCCAAGCGAATTTGGTTTATCTAATGGATAGAAAAATCAATACCGATGGTGATTTCGAGAAAGAAATTCTATCAGATTACCGACAAAAATATTGTAAAACGCCATCAAAATATTCGGTAATTGGTTTCGATGTGGTAAACGATATGTTGAGCCGTGAGAATAAAAAAGGTGAGCTGTTCAAGCAAATGAACAAAGTTCAGACGCAACTCGCCACGAAATTTGAATTTGAAAAAACCAAAACCGGCGCATACGTCAACAAAGGTTACCGCGTTGTACGTTTGGTACCAAACTAA
- a CDS encoding putative porin has translation MKIFKPTIYDYKYQTRFSGKKIFDTVFTQDKTFIFTQYNNRDNFGNIQFENIGSGFNPLVYSVNTEKNLSLLPKRKSFFILGINDIKYYDVKTPTTAFIYHNSVSSGAALQSTYTQNIGKNFNFAVEYMGLRSLGKYQYDLASNNNIIFSGHFTSKNNKYEVFAHYLHQNVNNQENGGVADISLFLSDNTNFNNRLNLPVNLSHSDSRFSYRRYYFSHEFRPFASEKFPFKIRHTIFHQGNKYYYNQSQLEPYYLTQQSDLIDYPLSSKKYSENLSNTVSVLFDKENFKLDAGVRHQLIKFGIGTALPTSFNIPQELSENRIGAVGNLLVKLWDKVEVNSNLEFSNGNEFGSFLRSQNLLKFEPIKDYFVNAKVNFQTASPTFNLLINPSVYKKFNYYLENPKNETITEIGGDVNLKWFKSSVFANYFRIDNYTYLDSNALPQQSSSSLNISQIGGEATFSYGKFHLNPRVLFQSALSNKDLYPMPNFVGRVNFFWQSKAFKDAAEIQAGIKVYYFTKYPSNEYFPILNEFISSNPSSYSIGGQPIGDVYFNLKVKRMFFFIEGQHLNQTFMKNKSFTAPNYPISDFRLNLGIVWYLFS, from the coding sequence TTGAAAATCTTTAAGCCGACTATTTACGACTATAAATATCAAACAAGATTTTCAGGAAAGAAAATTTTCGACACAGTCTTCACTCAAGACAAAACCTTCATTTTTACGCAATATAACAATCGGGACAATTTCGGGAATATTCAGTTTGAGAATATTGGTTCAGGATTTAATCCGTTGGTTTATAGCGTAAATACAGAAAAAAATTTATCACTTCTTCCTAAAAGGAAATCGTTCTTTATCCTCGGGATTAATGACATCAAATATTATGATGTGAAAACTCCCACAACCGCCTTCATTTATCATAATTCTGTGAGCAGTGGTGCAGCTTTGCAATCCACTTACACCCAAAACATTGGGAAAAATTTCAACTTTGCGGTTGAGTATATGGGGCTTCGCTCGCTTGGAAAATATCAGTACGATTTGGCTTCCAACAACAATATCATTTTTTCGGGACATTTTACTTCAAAAAATAACAAGTACGAAGTGTTTGCTCATTACCTTCACCAAAACGTAAACAATCAGGAAAATGGCGGTGTTGCAGACATCAGCTTATTTCTTAGCGATAACACCAATTTCAATAACCGACTCAACCTTCCCGTAAATCTTTCTCATTCAGATTCCCGTTTTTCTTACAGGAGGTATTATTTCAGTCACGAGTTCCGTCCTTTTGCTTCCGAAAAATTTCCGTTCAAAATTCGCCACACGATTTTTCATCAGGGAAATAAATATTACTACAACCAATCACAATTGGAGCCGTATTATTTAACGCAACAATCTGATTTAATTGATTATCCGCTTTCCTCGAAGAAATATTCAGAAAATTTAAGCAACACGGTAAGTGTACTTTTCGATAAGGAGAACTTCAAACTCGATGCAGGAGTTCGCCATCAATTAATTAAGTTTGGAATTGGAACCGCACTTCCAACATCGTTCAACATTCCACAAGAATTGTCTGAAAACAGAATTGGCGCAGTTGGAAATCTTTTAGTAAAACTTTGGGACAAAGTAGAAGTCAATTCCAACCTCGAATTTTCAAACGGGAATGAATTTGGAAGTTTTCTACGTTCTCAAAACTTACTAAAGTTTGAGCCTATTAAAGACTATTTCGTCAATGCGAAGGTGAATTTCCAAACCGCTTCACCCACTTTTAATTTGTTAATTAATCCTTCCGTTTACAAGAAATTCAATTATTATTTGGAAAATCCAAAGAACGAAACCATTACCGAAATTGGCGGGGATGTCAATCTAAAATGGTTTAAAAGTTCTGTTTTTGCAAACTATTTTAGAATCGATAATTATACTTATTTAGATTCAAATGCCCTTCCACAACAAAGCAGTTCGTCATTAAATATTTCTCAAATCGGCGGTGAAGCCACATTTTCTTACGGCAAATTTCATCTGAATCCCAGAGTGCTTTTTCAAAGTGCTTTAAGCAACAAAGATTTATATCCGATGCCGAATTTTGTAGGACGAGTCAACTTTTTTTGGCAATCGAAAGCCTTTAAAGATGCAGCAGAAATTCAGGCAGGAATCAAAGTTTATTATTTCACAAAATATCCATCCAACGAATATTTCCCGATTTTGAACGAGTTTATCTCATCAAACCCGAGTTCCTATTCCATCGGCGGACAACCAATTGGCGACGTTTATTTTAACTTGAAGGTGAAAAGAATGTTCTTCTTCATTGAAGGACAACACCTGAACCAAACCTTCATGAAAAACAAATCTTTCACCGCTCCCAATTATCCGATATCCGATTTTAGGTTGAATTTGGGCATTGTTTGGTATCTTTTCAGTTAG
- a CDS encoding RagB/SusD family nutrient uptake outer membrane protein codes for MKKYFLILSTLLFLFVHNSCSERDLDLFPPDKDEIDAVNTEAKLQQLLNGSYLTMASSNVFGTEVMLFGDLMGDKLFVSNSNSSYLNTYNFNYNGGQNDFGFYGSLYDAIMKCNIVINSTKVPASSNLTRIKGEAKILRAFAYFTLVNYYSPTPTSGINQEYGVPLVLDDYEVNIQPARATVAQVYDQIIKDLKDGAVQADASALNPATNASSKVRFTQTAAKLLLSRVYLTRRAPGDAELALQYATEIVNNSNASFAKIDALAPTIPKDLNNPDAPFDLTPKYVSYFSGAKEEFAEGQPETIWELDLNNNTNLVTGIGSNISLPCYYNRTDSRKCLLFNQAFYQSFPATDVRRGSSTTGLLTSLGVPVQDNPRGYWTNKYPRFTQEGNYFRNIKVLRFAEAQLNRIEALHLTGQNALALTELNAFAASRGGSTYTGTNLLNDILTEKAKEFYGEGQRFLDLKRYNLPVVKTSNCTVNCNIPANDKLFVLPIDQTVLNANANLTQYPGYN; via the coding sequence ATGAAAAAATATTTTTTAATATTATCAACACTGCTCTTTCTTTTTGTGCATAATTCCTGCAGCGAAAGAGATTTGGACTTATTTCCGCCGGATAAAGATGAGATCGATGCAGTAAACACAGAAGCAAAGCTTCAACAACTTCTTAACGGTTCTTATTTAACTATGGCCTCATCTAACGTATTTGGCACAGAGGTTATGCTATTTGGTGACCTTATGGGTGATAAGCTTTTCGTTTCCAACTCCAACTCCTCTTATTTGAATACGTATAACTTCAACTATAATGGAGGCCAGAACGATTTCGGCTTTTACGGAAGTTTGTACGATGCCATCATGAAATGTAACATCGTTATTAACAGCACAAAAGTTCCTGCTAGTTCAAACTTGACAAGAATTAAAGGAGAGGCAAAAATTCTTAGAGCTTTTGCGTACTTTACTTTGGTAAACTATTACTCACCAACGCCAACTTCTGGAATCAACCAGGAGTACGGAGTTCCTTTGGTTTTGGATGATTATGAAGTAAATATTCAGCCTGCAAGAGCAACAGTTGCACAGGTTTACGACCAAATTATTAAAGATTTGAAAGATGGTGCAGTGCAGGCCGATGCTTCGGCGCTCAATCCTGCAACTAATGCCAGTAGTAAAGTTCGTTTTACGCAAACTGCTGCAAAACTTCTACTTTCAAGGGTTTATTTGACAAGAAGAGCTCCCGGAGACGCTGAGTTAGCTTTGCAGTATGCAACAGAAATTGTAAACAATTCCAATGCATCATTTGCTAAGATTGACGCACTTGCCCCAACTATTCCAAAGGATCTTAATAATCCTGATGCTCCTTTTGATCTCACTCCAAAATATGTAAGCTATTTTTCAGGTGCAAAAGAGGAATTCGCTGAAGGACAGCCTGAAACGATTTGGGAGCTTGATCTAAATAATAATACCAATTTAGTAACTGGAATCGGATCTAATATTTCGCTCCCATGTTATTATAACAGAACAGATTCTAGAAAATGTTTGTTGTTTAACCAAGCTTTTTATCAAAGTTTTCCAGCAACGGATGTTAGAAGAGGAAGTTCCACAACTGGCTTGTTGACGAGCTTGGGAGTTCCGGTACAGGATAACCCACGTGGTTATTGGACCAACAAGTATCCAAGATTCACGCAAGAAGGAAACTATTTCAGAAATATTAAGGTATTAAGATTTGCTGAGGCTCAGCTAAACAGAATTGAAGCGCTTCACTTAACAGGTCAAAACGCACTTGCTTTAACCGAATTAAATGCGTTTGCCGCATCCAGAGGTGGTTCCACGTATACGGGAACAAATCTCCTGAACGATATCCTCACTGAAAAGGCAAAAGAATTTTATGGTGAAGGACAAAGATTTTTAGATTTAAAACGTTACAATTTGCCTGTTGTTAAAACATCCAACTGTACAGTGAACTGTAACATTCCGGCAAATGACAAACTGTTCGTATTGCCGATCGACCAAACTGTATTAAATGCAAATGCTAACTTGACTCAATATCCAGGTTACAATTAA
- a CDS encoding SusC/RagA family TonB-linked outer membrane protein, with translation MNVKLRVLSIGVLFFAGHSLVAQKAKADTTTKTKDIAEVVLIGGIKLDPAQKVGAYNTVSKANFESTPFSTVDEVLNGRVAGLNFSAASGDPGSSSMVTVRGVSSLLGTPNPLYVIDGVVVGKGSDNASLMESWNPLSSIDPNAIEKVDVLKDASATALYGSRGANGVILITTKKGKYNQKTRFEFSTETGVQDRAFDKMQLMTADEYIKYGGILMWNSQTQLGTTFSNLEQATNYFLNSYEPGYKNQGTTDWVKAVNRTSSVVNTYNFGVSGGGENTSFRIGGSYYENLPLIKTSEFDRLSVNAAIDHKASDKLKFGLNLNYSNIKRSTYFGGRASANPVTSSIMISPLRTVYNEDGSYNQNLGEGSPTPGFNPVSILNETSQNSTINTIIASANADYQFAKNFYFNSLFGAQAQFMKEMQVVLAGHPVYTIMSTTQGFLGDFRSTMLDWNWVNTFSYRNIFAGKHNLQVYVGTEYQDHTYNNLSLQTFSMNDPRPYFIFSDEVLGDNTDLRWRQISYFSRLNYTLNNKYTLSGQFRRDGNSTLGDKKFGNFWSVGGSWAVHNEPFLPDLFSSLTLRASYGILGNIPYADQWGSQYNQFATLGYNSTIGWGGYGGYGGISTPGNKNLVWEESGHFDVGADIGFFNDRLKFNLDYYNKITDKAIFFANPALEAGGPDSFYANVGTIRNRGFEMVIDASPVRNENFSWNINANGSYGKSIVTDLNVDLKQFKGDTSDGSNELVALAPGHLLGEYYTWLWAGVAQQDDPSKGIKAGDALWYTDGTQTDVTNKKTDAKEAWIGKNAFPTYNVGLTNEFKYKNFSLSFMLSGQFDFLVQNGVHSYTIHDGRFPSRNQIVDALYDSWTDAPGAENYSTTNPKAIVGNPSNSRLESSRFLNKGDHIRLKEMKVSYSFGEMFKNSTGINNLTIYARGTNLLTYVFDKDLNYDPESTSNSWSWLGKGRYWYASPVIRTISMGIQLGF, from the coding sequence ATGAATGTAAAATTACGAGTTTTAAGTATCGGTGTTTTGTTCTTTGCAGGGCATTCACTTGTTGCTCAAAAAGCAAAAGCTGATACCACAACTAAAACAAAAGACATCGCAGAAGTTGTTTTGATTGGGGGTATCAAACTTGATCCCGCTCAAAAGGTGGGGGCATATAATACCGTTTCAAAAGCGAATTTTGAATCTACGCCGTTTTCTACCGTTGATGAAGTATTAAATGGTAGAGTTGCAGGATTGAATTTCTCCGCAGCCAGCGGTGATCCGGGATCTTCAAGTATGGTGACCGTACGTGGTGTAAGTTCGTTGCTTGGTACACCAAACCCCCTGTATGTTATTGACGGTGTAGTGGTAGGAAAAGGTTCAGATAACGCTTCATTGATGGAATCATGGAATCCATTGTCATCGATCGATCCAAATGCAATCGAAAAAGTTGACGTTTTGAAGGATGCATCCGCTACCGCATTGTACGGATCCAGAGGAGCAAACGGCGTAATCTTGATTACTACGAAGAAAGGTAAATATAACCAAAAGACCCGATTCGAGTTTTCTACAGAAACCGGTGTTCAGGATAGAGCTTTCGATAAGATGCAGCTTATGACCGCCGATGAATATATCAAGTACGGAGGAATCTTGATGTGGAACAGCCAGACTCAGTTAGGAACTACTTTCAGCAATCTTGAGCAGGCCACCAATTATTTCCTTAACAGTTATGAGCCTGGATACAAAAATCAGGGTACAACAGATTGGGTAAAAGCCGTGAACAGAACTTCATCCGTTGTTAACACTTACAACTTTGGAGTTTCGGGAGGTGGTGAAAATACATCATTTAGAATTGGGGGATCTTATTATGAAAACCTACCACTAATTAAAACTTCAGAATTTGATAGACTAAGTGTTAATGCAGCTATTGATCATAAAGCTTCGGATAAGTTAAAATTTGGTTTGAATTTGAATTATTCAAATATTAAGAGGAGTACCTATTTCGGAGGAAGAGCTTCAGCAAACCCTGTAACTTCCTCTATTATGATTTCTCCTTTAAGAACAGTTTATAATGAAGATGGAAGCTATAACCAAAATTTGGGAGAGGGCTCACCAACGCCAGGTTTTAACCCAGTGTCAATCCTTAATGAGACCAGTCAGAATTCCACCATTAATACCATCATTGCATCGGCAAATGCTGATTATCAGTTTGCTAAAAATTTCTATTTTAATTCTCTCTTTGGTGCGCAGGCGCAGTTTATGAAAGAGATGCAAGTGGTTCTTGCTGGTCACCCTGTATACACAATCATGTCTACAACTCAGGGTTTCTTAGGTGATTTCCGAAGCACTATGCTTGATTGGAACTGGGTGAATACTTTCAGCTATCGTAACATTTTTGCTGGAAAACATAATCTTCAGGTTTATGTAGGAACAGAATATCAGGATCATACCTATAACAACCTAAGTTTGCAAACTTTTTCCATGAATGATCCGCGTCCTTATTTCATTTTTTCAGATGAAGTATTGGGAGATAACACTGATTTAAGATGGAGACAGATTTCTTATTTTAGCCGTTTAAATTATACCCTTAATAATAAATACACCCTTTCCGGACAGTTCCGAAGAGACGGTAATTCAACTTTGGGAGACAAGAAATTTGGTAACTTCTGGTCTGTAGGTGGTTCATGGGCGGTTCATAACGAGCCTTTTCTGCCGGATTTATTTTCTTCTCTTACTTTAAGGGCAAGTTACGGTATTTTGGGGAACATTCCTTATGCAGATCAATGGGGAAGCCAATACAACCAATTTGCAACATTAGGTTATAACTCAACCATTGGTTGGGGTGGTTATGGTGGTTACGGAGGTATTTCAACACCAGGTAATAAAAATTTGGTTTGGGAAGAATCAGGACATTTTGATGTTGGTGCAGATATCGGATTCTTTAACGACCGTTTGAAATTTAATCTAGATTACTACAATAAAATTACAGATAAAGCAATTTTCTTCGCAAATCCGGCACTTGAAGCAGGTGGTCCCGACTCATTTTATGCAAATGTTGGAACCATCCGTAACAGAGGTTTTGAAATGGTGATTGACGCATCTCCAGTAAGAAATGAAAACTTTAGCTGGAATATTAATGCAAACGGATCATATGGTAAATCAATTGTAACTGATTTAAACGTTGATTTAAAGCAGTTTAAAGGAGATACTTCCGACGGTAGCAACGAACTTGTTGCCTTGGCTCCAGGACATCTTTTAGGCGAATATTACACTTGGTTATGGGCAGGTGTTGCACAACAGGACGATCCGTCTAAAGGAATTAAAGCTGGTGACGCGCTTTGGTACACCGATGGAACTCAAACGGATGTGACAAACAAAAAAACAGATGCTAAAGAAGCATGGATAGGTAAAAACGCATTCCCGACCTATAACGTAGGGCTCACCAATGAATTTAAGTATAAAAACTTCTCGTTAAGTTTCATGCTTTCGGGTCAGTTCGATTTTCTTGTTCAAAACGGAGTGCATTCATACACCATCCATGATGGTAGATTCCCATCAAGAAATCAGATCGTAGATGCATTGTATGACAGTTGGACAGATGCTCCTGGTGCTGAAAACTACAGTACTACTAATCCAAAAGCAATTGTTGGTAACCCATCTAACTCTAGACTTGAATCCAGCAGATTTTTGAACAAAGGAGATCATATCAGATTAAAAGAAATGAAAGTTTCCTATTCCTTCGGTGAAATGTTTAAAAACTCTACAGGTATTAATAATTTAACAATTTACGCAAGAGGTACAAACCTTTTGACTTATGTGTTTGATAAAGATCTGAATTACGACCCAGAGTCAACATCCAATTCATGGTCTTGGTTGGGCAAAGGTAGATATTGGTACGCATCACCGGTAATCAGAACGATATCAATGGGTATTCAACTCGGTTTCTAA
- the fabD gene encoding ACP S-malonyltransferase, with protein sequence MKALVFPGQGSQFVGMGKELFDSRKDIKDLMESANEILGFDILSIMFKGTDEDLKKTEVTQPAIFIHSVAALKAVNGFGAGMVAGHSLGEFSALVANGVLTFEDGLKLVSARAKAMQEACDANPSSMAAILNLPDEVVEQICAETPGIVVPANYNCPGQLVISGETEAVQTACEKMKEAGAKRALILPVNGAFHSPLMQPAQEKLAEAINKTKFYKPTMDVYQNITTVAVSDPEEIKKNLIAQLTGPVKWTQSVQNMIKKGATTFVEVGPGKTLQGLIKKIDAEVAVSSAV encoded by the coding sequence ATGAAAGCACTTGTATTTCCTGGGCAGGGTTCCCAATTTGTCGGGATGGGAAAAGAATTGTTTGATTCCCGGAAAGATATCAAAGATTTAATGGAATCTGCCAATGAAATTTTAGGTTTCGACATCCTTTCCATCATGTTCAAAGGAACTGATGAAGACCTAAAAAAAACAGAGGTGACTCAACCTGCCATCTTCATCCATTCTGTAGCGGCTTTGAAGGCAGTGAACGGATTCGGAGCAGGAATGGTTGCAGGACATTCTCTCGGAGAATTTTCAGCTTTGGTTGCAAACGGAGTTCTTACTTTCGAGGATGGTTTAAAACTGGTTTCCGCGCGCGCAAAAGCAATGCAGGAAGCTTGTGACGCCAATCCAAGTTCCATGGCGGCAATTTTGAATCTTCCCGATGAAGTGGTTGAGCAAATTTGTGCAGAAACTCCCGGAATTGTAGTTCCTGCAAATTACAATTGTCCCGGTCAATTGGTGATTTCAGGTGAAACTGAAGCTGTTCAAACGGCTTGTGAGAAAATGAAGGAAGCGGGAGCAAAACGTGCACTGATTCTTCCCGTAAATGGTGCTTTTCACTCGCCTTTAATGCAGCCTGCGCAAGAAAAATTAGCGGAAGCCATCAACAAAACCAAATTCTATAAACCAACTATGGATGTTTATCAAAACATTACCACTGTTGCGGTTTCTGATCCCGAAGAAATCAAAAAGAATCTGATTGCGCAATTGACAGGTCCTGTAAAATGGACTCAATCCGTTCAAAACATGATTAAAAAAGGGGCGACAACCTTCGTGGAAGTTGGTCCCGGAAAAACTTTGCAGGGATTGATTAAGAAAATCGATGCGGAAGTGGCGGTTTCTTCTGCGGTTTAA
- the bshC gene encoding bacillithiol biosynthesis cysteine-adding enzyme BshC: MKKLLNIPFTEIESIPLLIKDFLEKRIIGFENNVFNEENIEKQFQLKRNSFSQEERKILTKVLVQQYSGFQLSVKQQENLKFLENENTFTVTTGHQLNLFTGPVFFVYKILQTIKFSAYLNQKFPEKNVVPIFWMASEDHDFAEINHFKTENHYYETKAKSGGVVGKILVEDDFFISEFENEFKDSVFGTELILLMRKAYKKGNSLSEATRILVQELFADYGLIVIDGDDVYLKSEMKKVFKNELLHHELFETTKETVDFLTEKYGKVQVNPREINLFYLTETRNRIEFKNDKFHVIDTVISFSKDEILKELENHPEKFSPNALMRPVYQETVLPNLAYIGGNAEIMYWLELKNYFESINLPFPILIPRNSMLFISEKTLDKTKNLSLKLTDFFRNFASVTKEVLMENNEILPLLEAKEKTLKTHFDEISAKAELTDKTFGNLVNAEKTRQLKSFERMKKRLLRAERIKQKEKLERLENLFLKIHPGKNWQERVFNFAVFYSELGREWLQYCYEEMDVERSELIILSI, translated from the coding sequence TTGAAAAAACTCCTCAACATACCATTTACAGAAATTGAAAGCATTCCGCTTTTAATCAAAGATTTTTTAGAAAAAAGAATTATTGGTTTTGAGAACAATGTTTTTAATGAAGAAAATATTGAAAAACAATTTCAATTAAAGAGAAATTCATTCAGCCAGGAAGAAAGAAAAATTTTAACTAAAGTTTTAGTTCAACAATATTCCGGTTTTCAATTATCTGTGAAACAACAGGAAAATTTGAAGTTTTTAGAAAACGAAAACACCTTTACCGTAACGACCGGGCATCAATTAAACCTCTTCACAGGTCCCGTTTTTTTCGTTTACAAAATCTTACAGACCATAAAATTTTCAGCTTATCTAAACCAAAAGTTTCCCGAAAAGAATGTAGTTCCTATTTTTTGGATGGCTTCAGAAGACCACGATTTTGCCGAAATCAACCACTTTAAAACCGAAAATCATTACTACGAAACCAAGGCGAAATCAGGTGGAGTGGTAGGAAAAATTTTGGTGGAAGATGATTTTTTCATTTCCGAATTTGAGAATGAATTTAAAGATTCTGTTTTCGGTACCGAATTGATTTTGTTGATGAGGAAAGCCTACAAAAAAGGAAATTCTTTATCAGAAGCGACAAGAATTCTGGTTCAAGAACTTTTTGCCGATTACGGTTTAATCGTGATTGATGGTGATGACGTTTATTTAAAAAGTGAAATGAAAAAAGTTTTCAAAAACGAACTTCTCCACCATGAATTATTCGAAACCACGAAAGAGACGGTAGATTTTCTAACCGAAAAATACGGAAAAGTCCAGGTCAATCCACGTGAAATCAACTTGTTTTATTTAACCGAGACCCGAAATCGAATTGAATTTAAAAACGATAAATTCCACGTTATAGACACCGTTATTTCCTTTTCTAAAGACGAAATTTTAAAAGAACTTGAAAATCACCCTGAAAAGTTTAGTCCAAACGCGTTGATGCGTCCCGTATATCAGGAAACGGTTTTGCCCAATCTTGCCTACATTGGTGGAAATGCGGAAATCATGTATTGGTTGGAATTGAAAAATTATTTCGAATCAATAAATCTTCCCTTTCCGATTTTAATTCCTAGAAATTCGATGTTATTCATTTCAGAAAAAACACTCGATAAAACTAAAAATTTAAGTTTAAAATTAACGGACTTTTTCAGAAACTTCGCTTCAGTGACCAAAGAAGTTTTAATGGAAAACAATGAAATTCTTCCTCTTTTAGAGGCGAAAGAAAAAACATTGAAAACTCACTTTGATGAAATTTCAGCGAAAGCAGAACTCACCGATAAAACTTTCGGAAACCTTGTGAATGCTGAAAAAACTCGACAGTTGAAATCGTTTGAACGAATGAAAAAGCGACTTCTTCGTGCAGAAAGAATCAAACAGAAAGAAAAACTGGAGCGTCTGGAAAATTTATTTCTAAAAATTCATCCCGGAAAAAATTGGCAGGAAAGAGTCTTTAATTTCGCGGTGTTTTATTCGGAATTAGGACGAGAATGGCTTCAATATTGTTACGAGGAAATGGATGTGGAAAGATCGGAATTAATAATTCTTTCGATTTAA